One genomic region from Egicoccus sp. AB-alg6-2 encodes:
- a CDS encoding winged helix-turn-helix domain-containing protein: MRTLSAKNARRIALTAMGFGRERPGADVRRDVRHLRRVVDTVDIVQLDSVNVLARAHELPFWSRIGPHDRAARDRWLWRSRELFEGWIHVASMTGVEAWPLFHHRRASTRRWERIREVEDRHPGYLDAVLEEIANHGPRSVRDLDDPGERSGPWWGMPKGRLALDYLAVRGDLTIHHRTPNFVAVYDLTERVIPSAVRDVEVLPLEETRERLLLRAVAAHGIGTAADLADHHRLVTRDVRPALARLVDRGLIEEVRVRGWGDEPVYRHPQAGAARTFPARTLLSPFDPLVWRRERALRVFDFHYRIEIYVPEPKRVYGYYVLPFLLGEDLVARVDLKADRSTGRLLVRSAFAEDGADLVHVARELAAELAALGDWLDVPEVVVEPRGDLAPALARAVG; this comes from the coding sequence ATGCGGACCCTCTCAGCGAAGAACGCGCGCCGCATCGCCCTGACGGCGATGGGGTTCGGCCGCGAGCGCCCTGGCGCCGACGTCCGCCGTGACGTCAGGCACCTGCGTCGGGTCGTCGACACGGTCGACATCGTGCAACTCGACAGCGTCAACGTGCTGGCACGGGCGCACGAGCTGCCGTTCTGGTCGCGGATCGGCCCCCACGACCGGGCGGCCCGTGACCGGTGGTTGTGGCGCTCACGCGAGCTGTTCGAGGGCTGGATCCACGTCGCCTCGATGACCGGCGTCGAGGCGTGGCCGCTGTTCCACCACCGCCGGGCGTCGACCCGCCGCTGGGAACGCATCCGGGAGGTCGAGGACCGTCACCCCGGCTACCTCGACGCGGTGCTCGAGGAGATCGCGAACCACGGGCCGCGCAGCGTCCGCGACCTCGACGACCCCGGTGAGCGCAGCGGACCCTGGTGGGGCATGCCGAAGGGACGCCTCGCTTTGGACTACCTCGCGGTGCGCGGTGACCTCACCATCCACCACCGCACCCCCAACTTCGTCGCGGTCTACGACCTGACCGAGCGCGTCATCCCGTCGGCGGTCCGCGACGTCGAGGTCCTGCCGCTCGAGGAGACCCGCGAGCGCCTGCTGCTGCGTGCCGTCGCGGCACACGGCATCGGCACCGCCGCCGACCTCGCCGACCACCACCGGCTCGTGACCCGCGACGTGCGGCCCGCCCTCGCACGCCTGGTCGACCGGGGGCTGATCGAGGAGGTCCGGGTGCGCGGGTGGGGCGACGAGCCGGTCTACCGCCACCCGCAGGCCGGCGCCGCCCGCACCTTCCCCGCCCGCACCCTGTTGTCGCCGTTCGACCCGCTGGTGTGGCGCCGCGAGCGGGCGCTGCGGGTGTTCGACTTCCACTACCGCATCGAGATCTACGTCCCCGAACCGAAGCGGGTGTACGGCTACTACGTGTTGCCGTTCCTGCTCGGCGAGGACCTCGTGGCGCGGGTCGACCTCAAGGCCGACCGGTCCACCGGCCGGCTGCTGGTGCGCAGCGCCTTCGCCGAAGACGGTGCCGACCTCGTACATGTCGCACGCGAACTGGCCGCGGAGCTCGCCGCTCTCGGCGACTGGCTGGACGTGCCCGAGGTCGTGGTCGAACCACGCGGCGACCTGGCGCCTGCACTGGCACGAGCCGTCGGCTGA
- a CDS encoding NAD-dependent malic enzyme yields MSVAFPNASYSITLRLRLSADDQSAIGRTTTAIGEVGGAVTALDFVETQRDVVVIDVTVNAGDAGHADQITAAVDDLDGVEVHRVSDRTFLLHLRGKLEVRSRVPLATRDDLSMAYTPGVARVCRAIADKPDDARRLTIKGNTVAIVTDGSAVLGLGDIGPAASLPVMEGKAALFKRFADIDAWPVCLDTKDPDEIVRTVEAIAPVYGGINLEDISAPRCFEIEDRLRASLDIPVFHDDQHGTAIVVMAALINALRLVDKPLGDVTVALSGAGAAGMAIARLLLREGVGNLLVSDVEGIIGGRDHPCSHDSHQWLRERTNPDGRSGTLRDAIRGADVLIGVSAPNLLQPEDLATMRENAIVFALANPDPEVDTVAARQFAAVVATGRSDQPNQINNVLAFPGIFRGALDARARYITEEMKAAAARALAAVVGEDELHPSHIIPSVFSDRVVPVVAEAVRRQAEADAQSADAGHADGGHTA; encoded by the coding sequence ATGTCCGTCGCCTTTCCGAACGCCAGCTACTCCATCACGCTGCGGCTCCGGCTGAGCGCGGACGACCAGAGCGCCATCGGTCGGACCACCACGGCGATCGGCGAGGTCGGCGGCGCGGTCACCGCACTGGACTTCGTCGAGACGCAGCGCGACGTGGTGGTCATCGACGTGACCGTCAACGCTGGTGACGCGGGGCACGCCGACCAGATCACGGCGGCCGTCGACGACCTCGACGGCGTCGAGGTCCACCGGGTCAGCGACCGCACGTTCCTGCTGCACCTGCGCGGCAAGCTCGAGGTCCGTTCCCGGGTGCCGCTCGCGACCCGCGACGACCTGTCGATGGCGTACACGCCAGGGGTCGCCCGCGTCTGCCGCGCCATCGCCGACAAGCCCGACGACGCCCGCCGCCTGACCATCAAGGGCAACACCGTCGCCATCGTCACCGACGGCAGTGCGGTCCTCGGGCTCGGCGACATCGGACCGGCGGCGTCCCTGCCGGTGATGGAGGGCAAGGCCGCCCTGTTCAAGCGGTTCGCAGACATCGACGCCTGGCCGGTCTGCCTCGACACCAAGGACCCCGACGAGATCGTGCGCACCGTCGAGGCCATCGCCCCCGTGTACGGCGGCATCAACCTCGAGGACATCTCCGCACCGCGCTGCTTCGAGATCGAGGACCGTCTGCGGGCGTCGCTGGACATCCCGGTGTTCCACGACGATCAGCACGGCACCGCGATCGTCGTCATGGCCGCGCTCATCAACGCCCTGCGCCTGGTCGACAAGCCGCTCGGCGACGTCACCGTCGCGCTGTCGGGGGCCGGTGCAGCCGGGATGGCCATCGCCCGCCTGCTGTTGCGCGAGGGCGTGGGCAACCTGCTCGTGTCCGACGTCGAGGGCATCATCGGCGGCAGGGACCATCCCTGCAGCCACGACAGCCACCAGTGGCTGCGGGAGCGGACCAACCCCGACGGCCGGTCGGGAACGCTGCGTGACGCGATCCGCGGCGCGGACGTGCTGATCGGGGTCAGCGCCCCCAACCTGCTGCAGCCCGAGGACCTCGCCACCATGCGCGAGAACGCGATCGTGTTCGCGCTGGCCAACCCCGATCCCGAGGTCGACACGGTCGCCGCCCGGCAGTTCGCGGCCGTGGTCGCGACCGGTCGCAGCGACCAGCCCAACCAGATCAACAACGTGCTGGCCTTCCCGGGCATCTTCCGCGGGGCGCTCGACGCCCGCGCCCGCTACATCACCGAGGAGATGAAGGCCGCGGCGGCTCGCGCGCTGGCCGCGGTCGTCGGCGAGGACGAACTGCACCCCTCCCACATCATCCCCAGCGTGTTCAGCGACCGCGTCGTCCCCGTCGTCGCCGAGGCGGTCCGCCGGCAGGCCGAGGCCGACGCTCAGTCCGCGGACGCGGGACATGCGGACGGCGGGCACACCGCCTGA
- a CDS encoding DNA topoisomerase IB: protein MTAAPDDPTVTGILPVVAGLPADASAEAHAEAAGLVYVSDDEPGTRRLRRGRGFSYVRDDGTIVRGEERERMKALAIPPAWTDVWICDDPAGHIQATGIDDAGRKQYRYHPRWRAVRDATKFHRMGAFSAALPRIRDAVDRDLRARTMSRERVLALVVALLDETMIRIGSREPDEEGGAIGLTTLACEHVDVHGTRVHFSFPGKSGQEQDLELRHPRLARQLLRCEEIPGQRLFAWQDGGGTWRQVDSGDVNAYLREISGDDLTAKDFRTWGGTVVAAETLRDLGPPQHQRQADDHVLAAIDAAAERLGNTRAVCRASYLDPRVPKAYRFGHFDTAWDDTPGDVDGLSPAERAVERLVQLELPPSSELAAVDTGQ, encoded by the coding sequence ATGACCGCCGCTCCCGACGACCCGACCGTCACCGGCATCCTGCCGGTGGTCGCCGGCCTGCCCGCCGACGCCTCCGCCGAGGCGCATGCCGAGGCGGCCGGGCTGGTCTACGTCAGCGACGACGAGCCCGGGACACGTCGTCTCCGTCGCGGTCGCGGCTTCTCCTACGTCCGCGACGACGGCACGATCGTGCGCGGCGAGGAGCGCGAGCGCATGAAGGCACTCGCGATCCCGCCGGCGTGGACCGACGTGTGGATCTGCGACGACCCCGCCGGGCACATCCAGGCCACGGGCATCGACGACGCCGGTCGCAAGCAGTACCGCTACCACCCCCGGTGGCGGGCCGTCCGCGACGCGACCAAGTTCCACCGGATGGGCGCCTTCTCGGCCGCGCTCCCCCGCATCCGCGACGCGGTCGACCGCGACCTGCGTGCGCGCACGATGTCCCGCGAACGGGTGCTTGCCCTGGTCGTGGCACTGCTCGACGAGACCATGATCCGGATCGGCAGCCGCGAGCCGGACGAGGAGGGCGGCGCCATCGGCCTGACCACGCTCGCCTGTGAGCACGTGGACGTGCACGGCACCCGGGTGCACTTCAGCTTCCCGGGCAAGAGCGGGCAGGAGCAGGACCTCGAGCTGCGTCATCCGCGCCTGGCGCGCCAACTCCTGCGCTGCGAGGAGATCCCGGGACAGCGGCTGTTCGCCTGGCAGGACGGTGGCGGCACGTGGCGGCAGGTCGACTCGGGCGACGTCAACGCCTACCTGCGCGAGATCTCGGGGGACGACCTGACGGCGAAGGACTTCCGGACCTGGGGTGGCACCGTCGTCGCGGCCGAGACGTTGCGTGACCTCGGCCCCCCGCAGCACCAGCGCCAGGCCGACGACCACGTGCTGGCCGCCATCGATGCGGCGGCGGAACGGCTCGGCAACACCCGCGCGGTGTGCCGGGCGAGCTACCTCGACCCACGCGTCCCGAAGGCCTACCGCTTCGGACACTTCGACACGGCCTGGGACGACACACCGGGCGACGTCGACGGGCTGTCCCCCGCCGAGCGTGCCGTCGAGCGGCTGGTGCAGCTCGAGCTGCCGCCCTCGTCCGAACTCGCGGCGGTCGACACCGGGCAGTAG
- a CDS encoding MoaD/ThiS family protein, whose protein sequence is MPVVRIPTVLRKHTDNQAKVEAAGGTVREVFADLTGSHPGLQEQLFDGDAVRGFINVYVDDEDIRYVEGLDTPVEDDTEIAIMPAVAGGAEAKPSTHGTIVLAGGAGA, encoded by the coding sequence ATGCCCGTCGTCCGGATTCCCACGGTGCTGCGCAAGCACACCGACAACCAGGCCAAGGTCGAGGCCGCCGGCGGCACGGTCCGCGAGGTCTTCGCCGACCTGACCGGTTCGCACCCGGGACTGCAGGAGCAACTGTTCGACGGTGACGCCGTTCGTGGCTTCATCAACGTCTACGTCGACGACGAGGACATCCGCTACGTCGAGGGGCTCGACACGCCCGTCGAGGACGACACCGAGATCGCCATCATGCCCGCCGTTGCCGGTGGCGCGGAGGCGAAGCCGAGCACGCACGGCACCATCGTGCTCGCCGGTGGCGCCGGCGCCTAG
- a CDS encoding PLP-dependent cysteine synthase family protein: MRYDDVSQAIGNTPLVGLPRLSPDGYRIYLKLEGHNPTGSVKDRVAKYLIEQAEQHGRLTPGQRVLEPTSGNTGIALAAICKVKGYPLTCVMPENTSEERKQLLTMFGVELVFSPATEGSNGSVRVAREMAAADAEVFMPFQYGNPANALAHYETTAPEILADLPGLTAFVAGLGTGGTVTGVGRRLKRHDPDIKVFAAEPEYGDLVYGLRNLDEGYVPEVLDQSVLDSRIKVNSLNALRYTRRLAEEEGIFAGVSTGASLAVAVRVCKRLPEGSSIVALSPDGGWKYLSTGAYAPGDVEAIATKISGTLWA, encoded by the coding sequence GTGCGGTATGACGACGTCTCGCAGGCCATCGGCAACACGCCGCTGGTGGGCCTGCCGCGCCTGTCGCCCGACGGCTACCGCATCTACCTCAAACTCGAGGGCCACAACCCGACGGGGTCGGTCAAGGACCGGGTGGCGAAGTACCTGATCGAGCAGGCCGAGCAGCACGGCCGGCTCACGCCGGGTCAACGGGTGCTGGAACCGACGTCGGGCAACACCGGCATCGCGTTGGCGGCCATCTGCAAGGTGAAGGGCTACCCGCTCACCTGCGTCATGCCGGAGAACACCTCCGAGGAACGCAAGCAGCTGCTGACGATGTTCGGGGTCGAGCTGGTGTTCTCGCCGGCCACCGAAGGCTCGAACGGCTCGGTCAGGGTCGCGCGCGAGATGGCTGCGGCCGACGCCGAGGTGTTCATGCCGTTCCAGTACGGCAACCCGGCCAATGCGCTGGCGCACTACGAGACGACGGCGCCCGAGATCCTGGCCGACCTGCCCGGGCTGACCGCCTTCGTGGCTGGCCTCGGCACGGGCGGCACCGTCACCGGTGTCGGCCGACGGCTCAAGCGCCATGACCCCGACATCAAGGTGTTCGCCGCCGAGCCCGAGTACGGCGACCTCGTCTACGGCCTGCGCAACCTCGACGAGGGCTACGTCCCCGAGGTGCTCGACCAGTCGGTGCTCGACAGCCGGATCAAGGTCAACTCGCTCAACGCGCTGCGCTACACCCGCCGACTCGCCGAGGAGGAGGGCATCTTCGCCGGCGTGTCGACCGGTGCGTCCCTCGCGGTCGCGGTGCGGGTCTGCAAGCGCCTGCCCGAGGGGTCCTCGATCGTGGCGCTCTCACCGGACGGCGGCTGGAAGTACCTCTCGACCGGCGCCTACGCTCCGGGCGACGTCGAGGCGATCGCGACGAAGATCTCCGGCACGCTCTGGGCCTGA
- a CDS encoding MBL fold metallo-hydrolase — protein sequence MGLELTVLGCAGSHTGPGRVCSGYLVTADGTRLLVDCGNGATANLQRFCRFDELDAIVVTHRHVDHCIDLVGMYYGLRFHRDGAKRIDLYAAAEVVDTLTGLLSADSALGFHDVFEVHEVTADTEVTVGPLALTFAESVHPVPTVSVAIEHAGRRLVYSSDSAGGPALIELARGADLLLCEATWQGDPDAYPDGMHLTARGAAEVAREAGVARLVLTHVLGSLDPRISVTEATEVFPGPVEAAADLRSWVV from the coding sequence GTGGGTCTGGAGCTGACGGTCCTCGGATGTGCGGGTTCGCACACCGGCCCCGGTCGTGTGTGCTCGGGCTACCTCGTCACCGCCGACGGCACCCGTCTGCTGGTCGACTGCGGCAACGGCGCCACCGCCAACCTGCAGCGCTTCTGCCGCTTCGACGAGCTCGACGCCATCGTGGTCACGCACCGCCACGTCGACCACTGCATCGACCTGGTCGGCATGTACTACGGCCTGCGCTTCCACCGGGACGGCGCGAAACGCATCGACCTGTATGCCGCCGCCGAGGTCGTGGACACGCTGACGGGCCTGCTCTCGGCCGACTCCGCCCTGGGCTTCCACGACGTGTTCGAGGTCCACGAGGTCACCGCCGACACCGAGGTGACCGTCGGTCCGCTGGCACTCACCTTCGCCGAGTCGGTGCATCCGGTGCCGACCGTCTCCGTGGCGATCGAGCACGCCGGACGGCGGCTGGTGTACTCGTCGGACTCCGCAGGCGGTCCCGCCTTGATCGAGTTGGCGCGGGGGGCCGACCTGCTGCTCTGCGAGGCGACCTGGCAGGGTGACCCCGACGCGTATCCCGACGGCATGCACCTGACGGCGCGCGGCGCGGCCGAGGTGGCCCGTGAGGCAGGCGTCGCCCGGCTGGTGCTCACCCACGTCCTGGGTTCGCTCGATCCGCGGATCTCGGTCACCGAGGCGACCGAGGTGTTTCCCGGTCCGGTCGAGGCCGCCGCCGACCTGCGCTCCTGGGTCGTCTGA
- a CDS encoding trypsin-like serine protease — MFMLALAALFVVAGAMPAAAITQGTPDGKTHPMVGQLFFHVPDDPDPRFTTPGAWYSCTGTLIAPNVVLTAGHCTFAIGKGGTSTLPDGRGGTDVWITFEELPNLDELLAPSLSFNGDNAARYAAWSKALNGDRTWLRGTAQAHPNYDERSFYMADVGVVVLDKSLKKAKVAQLPEAGYLDRVLADKNDDKLFTPVGYGVQSMVPFYDPGGTRQWSTSKLIDLRGTHGIPAGTVAKFSNNLGKNHTGGACSGDSGGPLFKQGSFLIGAITSYGISPCIGNDGAYRIDKELDLGWIRSFVR; from the coding sequence ATGTTCATGCTCGCCCTGGCGGCACTGTTCGTCGTCGCCGGCGCCATGCCGGCCGCCGCGATCACCCAGGGAACGCCGGACGGCAAGACCCACCCGATGGTGGGCCAGCTGTTCTTCCACGTCCCGGACGACCCGGATCCGAGGTTCACCACCCCCGGTGCGTGGTACTCGTGCACGGGCACGCTGATCGCGCCGAACGTCGTGCTGACCGCCGGCCACTGCACGTTCGCCATAGGAAAGGGCGGCACGTCGACCCTCCCCGACGGGCGCGGCGGAACGGACGTGTGGATCACGTTCGAGGAGTTGCCCAACCTCGACGAGCTGCTGGCGCCCAGCCTGTCCTTCAACGGAGACAACGCGGCGCGTTACGCGGCCTGGTCGAAGGCGCTCAACGGTGACCGGACGTGGCTGCGCGGCACGGCCCAGGCGCACCCGAACTACGACGAGCGCAGCTTCTACATGGCCGACGTCGGCGTCGTGGTGCTCGACAAGTCGCTCAAGAAGGCGAAGGTCGCCCAACTGCCGGAGGCCGGCTACCTCGATCGCGTCCTTGCCGACAAGAACGACGACAAGCTGTTCACGCCCGTCGGCTACGGCGTGCAGTCGATGGTGCCCTTCTACGACCCCGGTGGCACCCGGCAGTGGTCGACCTCGAAGCTGATCGACCTGCGCGGCACCCACGGCATCCCGGCGGGGACCGTCGCCAAGTTCAGCAACAACCTCGGGAAGAACCACACCGGTGGGGCCTGCAGCGGCGACTCGGGCGGTCCGCTGTTCAAGCAGGGCAGCTTCCTGATCGGGGCGATCACGTCCTACGGGATCAGCCCCTGCATCGGCAACGACGGCGCCTACCGCATCGACAAGGAACTCGACCTCGGGTGGATCCGCAGCTTCGTGCGCTGA
- the rph gene encoding ribonuclease PH, producing the protein MTEPARPDGRAADQLRPVTLELGVQRNPAGSAAVGFGGTRVLCAASIEDGAPRFRERRGWVTAEYAMLPGSTSDRARRERNGPGGRSKEIERLIGRSLRSVVALDRLPDVTVTVDCDVLEADGGTRTAAITGGWVALAQAMRSRGWESHLVGQVAAISVGIVDGQAVLDLPYVEDVRAEVDMNVVATADGRLVEVQGTAEGEPFDRAQLDRLLDLALAGCEQLFVAQRAALDGGAA; encoded by the coding sequence GTGACCGAGCCCGCCCGCCCCGATGGCCGCGCCGCCGACCAGCTGCGACCCGTGACGCTGGAGCTGGGCGTGCAGCGCAATCCCGCGGGTTCGGCCGCGGTCGGCTTCGGGGGCACGCGGGTGTTGTGTGCCGCCTCGATCGAGGACGGCGCGCCCCGGTTCCGGGAGCGTCGTGGCTGGGTGACCGCCGAGTACGCGATGCTGCCGGGGTCGACCTCGGACCGTGCTCGGCGCGAGCGCAACGGGCCCGGCGGCCGGTCGAAGGAGATCGAGCGCCTGATCGGCCGTTCGCTGCGCAGCGTCGTCGCCCTCGACCGACTGCCGGACGTCACGGTGACCGTCGACTGCGACGTCCTCGAGGCGGACGGCGGCACCCGCACGGCGGCGATCACCGGCGGGTGGGTGGCCCTGGCGCAGGCCATGCGAAGCCGGGGTTGGGAGTCCCACCTCGTCGGCCAGGTCGCGGCCATCTCGGTCGGCATCGTCGACGGGCAGGCCGTGCTCGACCTGCCCTACGTCGAGGACGTGCGTGCCGAGGTCGACATGAACGTGGTCGCCACCGCCGACGGGCGCCTGGTCGAGGTACAGGGCACCGCTGAAGGAGAACCGTTCGACCGTGCGCAGCTCGACCGGTTGCTCGATCTCGCCCTGGCGGGTTGCGAGCAGCTGTTCGTCGCCCAGCGGGCCGCCCTCGACGGCGGTGCGGCGTGA
- the rdgB gene encoding RdgB/HAM1 family non-canonical purine NTP pyrophosphatase, with amino-acid sequence MSRRLVAATANRKKLDEIRALIGHLDVEVVAMTELGVPSPVEDGDTFEANALIKARACVAATGLPAVADDSGLEVDALGGAPGVHSARYAGVHGDDAANNAKLVAVLRDVPAERRTARFVAAVAFVAADGTEHVVRGTMEGRVVDEPAGEHGFGYDPHFVSEAAGDGRTNAQLSPDEKNRLSHRGAAFRALLPRIEAAFRD; translated from the coding sequence GTGAGTCGTCGGCTGGTCGCGGCCACGGCCAACCGCAAGAAGCTGGACGAGATCCGGGCACTGATCGGGCACCTCGACGTCGAGGTGGTGGCGATGACCGAGCTCGGCGTGCCGAGCCCGGTCGAGGACGGCGACACGTTCGAAGCCAACGCTTTGATCAAGGCCCGGGCGTGTGTCGCGGCGACCGGCCTGCCGGCCGTCGCCGATGACTCCGGCCTGGAGGTCGACGCGTTGGGCGGTGCGCCCGGTGTCCACTCCGCCCGCTACGCCGGCGTCCACGGCGACGACGCGGCGAACAACGCCAAGCTCGTCGCCGTGTTGCGGGATGTCCCCGCCGAGCGGCGGACCGCCCGTTTCGTCGCGGCCGTCGCCTTCGTCGCCGCCGACGGCACCGAGCACGTGGTCCGCGGCACGATGGAGGGACGCGTCGTCGACGAACCGGCCGGCGAACACGGCTTCGGGTACGACCCCCACTTCGTCAGCGAGGCGGCCGGCGACGGCCGCACCAACGCGCAGCTGAGCCCGGACGAGAAGAACCGACTCAGTCACCGCGGTGCCGCGTTCCGGGCGTTGCTCCCGCGCATCGAGGCCGCCTTCCGCGACTGA
- a CDS encoding DUF222 domain-containing protein yields the protein MSWRERRTSGLLEGAEAFAVLAADERAGYTPAVATPEAVVPAPSGPDPEPVGDLRGAVAQARAALLRVHRMACAEQVSWGGELAALSELVDTLDRGHAAALALVDRIESQGLAERRAGLPLASVLAMGTNAPFGERRFLQTARETLRHLPAVRAAFDAGVLGWGQVRAIVSEARPLTVELRAQLDAGFADRDELRRLQPDEIVDRTADVGSGLREDLARRRTVARQQRRYLHVQSSFEGGVRGNFDLPAEDGALLLEALQAAAAAPTGDRDLTVDATDPTIPALTVPAPPAGPAPTVSAAADAGAVEGGFDRPRARQFADALVRLAETFLAGGRADGRVVRARPTMLVVTDIAALVGDSVAARRTRLLWRLPGAPPALTSDAVQRISCDADLQFLLVDGHQVLGISAPTSQIPARVRRAVAARDQGCRFPGCRAPVGWTDLHHVIGRERGGPTTVDNLVALCRRHHMAVTEGRWRLTMTDDATVTVRRGRHTSTSDPPLRRHPIDG from the coding sequence ATGTCCTGGCGCGAGCGCCGAACTTCCGGCCTGCTGGAAGGCGCTGAAGCTTTTGCGGTGCTGGCCGCGGACGAGCGGGCCGGCTATACCCCGGCCGTCGCCACTCCCGAGGCCGTCGTGCCGGCGCCGTCGGGGCCGGATCCTGAGCCGGTGGGGGATCTTCGGGGTGCGGTTGCGCAGGCGCGGGCGGCGCTGTTGCGGGTGCACCGCATGGCCTGTGCGGAGCAGGTGTCGTGGGGTGGGGAGCTGGCGGCACTGAGCGAGCTGGTGGACACGTTGGATCGTGGTCATGCGGCGGCGCTTGCGTTGGTGGATCGGATCGAGTCGCAGGGCCTGGCGGAGCGGCGGGCGGGGTTGCCGTTGGCGTCGGTGTTGGCGATGGGGACCAACGCGCCGTTCGGGGAGCGCCGGTTTCTGCAGACCGCGCGTGAGACGTTGCGGCATCTGCCGGCGGTGCGGGCGGCGTTCGATGCGGGGGTGTTGGGGTGGGGTCAGGTCCGCGCGATCGTGTCCGAGGCCAGGCCGTTGACGGTGGAGTTGCGGGCGCAGCTCGACGCCGGTTTCGCCGATCGGGACGAACTTCGCCGGTTGCAGCCCGACGAGATCGTGGACCGGACCGCGGACGTGGGGTCTGGTCTGCGTGAGGATCTGGCGCGGCGGCGGACGGTGGCCCGCCAGCAGCGCCGCTACCTGCACGTGCAGTCCTCGTTCGAGGGTGGGGTGCGTGGCAACTTCGACCTGCCCGCCGAGGACGGCGCGTTGCTGCTCGAGGCGTTACAGGCCGCCGCGGCCGCCCCGACCGGCGACCGTGACCTCACCGTCGACGCCACCGACCCCACCATCCCCGCCCTGACCGTCCCCGCCCCACCTGCCGGCCCCGCCCCGACCGTCTCCGCCGCCGCTGATGCGGGTGCGGTGGAGGGCGGGTTCGACCGGCCGCGGGCGCGGCAGTTCGCGGATGCGTTGGTGCGGTTGGCCGAGACGTTTCTGGCGGGTGGGCGTGCCGATGGTCGGGTGGTGCGGGCACGGCCCACGATGCTGGTGGTGACCGACATCGCCGCGCTGGTCGGCGACTCGGTCGCGGCCCGTCGGACGCGGCTGTTGTGGCGGCTGCCCGGTGCTCCGCCCGCGCTCACCAGCGACGCGGTGCAGCGGATCTCGTGTGATGCGGACCTGCAGTTCCTGCTGGTCGACGGTCATCAGGTGCTGGGGATCAGTGCACCGACCTCCCAGATCCCGGCGCGGGTGCGGCGTGCGGTTGCGGCCCGTGATCAGGGCTGCCGGTTTCCGGGCTGCCGGGCCCCGGTGGGCTGGACCGATCTGCACCACGTGATCGGGCGTGAGCGGGGCGGGCCGACCACCGTGGACAACCTGGTCGCACTCTGCCGCCGCCACCACATGGCGGTCACCGAGGGACGCTGGCGTCTGACCATGACCGACGACGCGACCGTGACCGTCCGACGCGGACGCCACACCTCCACCTCCGACCCGCCCCTACGCCGCCATCCCATCGACGGCTGA